In the genome of Sphaeramia orbicularis chromosome 13, fSphaOr1.1, whole genome shotgun sequence, one region contains:
- the LOC115430958 gene encoding gap junction delta-2 protein-like, whose translation MGDWSILGRFLSEVQNHSTVIGKIWLTMLLIFRILLVALVGDAVYSDEQSKFTCNTQQPGCNNVCYDTFAPVSHLRFWVFQIVLVSTPSIFYIVFVLHKIAKDEKLQGQRSQVAAQRPPRRTERDAMEALRVDMANYYPCYKEEWNARERGGAEQSIVEEDYGELGEDPTHQSNQVLLIYILHVLLRSVMEITFLVGQYFLFGFEVPHLYRCDTYPCPTRTDCFVSRATEKTIFLNFMFSISLGCFVLNIAELHYLGWIYIFRILCSACSTCCCQERDTVELYSHHNPLLLQLRHSLRGQLVLQTPATMIQEKAGGLLAHAPAISFETDSTVECTSKRTPEKRDKVKVKLANMARVGRTKKSWL comes from the coding sequence ATGGGGGACTGGTCCATACTGGGTCGCTTCCTCTCAGAGGTTCAGAACCATTCCACAGTGATAGGGAAGATCTGGCTCACCATGCTGCTCATTTTCCGCATCCTACTGGTGGCCTTGGTGGGCGATGCCGTCTACAGCGATGAGCAGTCCAAGTTCACCTGCAACACCCAGCAGCCCGGATGCAACAACGTCTGCTACGACACGTTCGCTCCGGTCTCACATCTACGCTTCTGGGTCTTCCAGATTGTGCTGGTCTCTACGCCCTCCATCTTCTACATTGTTTTTGTTCTGCATAAGATCGCCAAAGATGAAAAGCtgcagggtcagaggtcacaggtggCGGCCCAGAGGCCTCCCAGACGGACGGAACGAGACGCCATGGAAGCCCTTAGGGTCGACATGGCCAACTACTATCCCTGTTACAAGGAGGAATGGAACGCAAGGGAGAGGGGCGGAGCGGAGCAGAGCATAGTGGAGGAGGACTACGGAGAGCTGGGAGAGGACCCCACACACCAGTCCAACCAGGTCCTCCTCATCTACATCCTTCATGTTTTACTTCGATCTGTCATGGAGATCACATTCCTGGTGGGCCAGTACTTCCTGTTTGGGTTCGAGGTGCCTCACCTGTACCGCTGTGACACCTACCCCTGTCCGACTCGTACTGACTGTTTTGTGTCACGGGCCACAGAGAAAACCATCTTCCTGAACTTCATGTTCAGCATCAGCTTAGGCTGCTTCGTGCTCAACATCGCTGAGCTCCACTACCTGGGCTGGATCTACATTTTCCGCATCCTGTGCTCGGCCTGCTCCACCTGCTGTTGTCAGGAGAGGGACACTGTGGAACTGTACTCACATCACAACCCCCTTCTGCTGCAGCTCAGGCACTCGCTGAGGGGCCAGCTGGTCCTGCAGACCCCCGCAACCATGATCCAGGAAAAGGCAGGGGGGCTGCTCGCACACGCTCCGGCCATCTCCTTTGAGACAGACTCAACTGTGGAGTGCACCTCCAAGAGAACCCCAGAGAAGAGAGACAAGGTGAAGGTGAAGCTGGCAAACATGGCCCGAGTGGGAAGGACTAAGAAATCATGGCTGTAG
- the LOC115431704 gene encoding LOW QUALITY PROTEIN: probable RNA-binding protein 46 (The sequence of the model RefSeq protein was modified relative to this genomic sequence to represent the inferred CDS: inserted 2 bases in 2 codons) — MTDGGSVSPLVSEEIFKASCAREMALRALMEKTGYDILQENGQRKYGTNPLCVSDWEGPPPPRGCEVFVGKIPXDMYEDELVPLFERAGRIYEFRLMMEFSGENRGYSFISTPTEAAQRAIETLDNYEIRPXKFVGVCMSLDNCRLFIGSIPKDKWKDQIMEEMKKVTDGVVDVIVYPSSTDKTINRGFAFVEFESHKAAALARRKLKSGAFQLWGHSIQVNWAEPEKNVDVMQRVRVLYVRNLMLNTTEDTLHQEFSHFKPGSVERVRKLTNYAFIYYRSCHDAVTALSHMNGAVIDGAMVSVTLAKMPGIKEGGAAGRKHRNKGYLGNNLDFPVAFNSNGSVSHLDPGTSSLRRFGCCKNHLDRCMLPLFPGTPLTPTRLLSVKQAQICSAVSLLDFYCCRNNWAQPEYHLFSTPGQDGMLLLLYKVVISATQTTYFPHKLCLLLEDAKELAAQTALWNLGTAHTFTSAQIQMADVSSAVSFMYKHMYLLAECADEVKPG; from the exons ATGACGGACGGCGGAAGT GTCAGCCCACTCGTGAGTGAAGAAATCTTTAAGGCGTCCTGTGCCAGAGAGATGGCTCTGCGCGCTCTGATGGAGAAGACTGGCTATGACATACTGCAGGAGAATGGACAGAGGAAGTATGGA ACTAACCCGCTGTGTGTTTCAGACTGGGAGGGGCCACCACCCCCACGAGGCTGCGAGGTGTTTGTGGGGAAGATTC GAGACATGTATGAAGATGAGCTGGTTCCACTGTTTGAGAGGGCTGGAAGGATCTACGAGTTCAGACTGATGATGGAGTTTAGTGGAGAGAACCGCGGCTACTCCTTCATCAGTACACCAACAG AGGCAGCTCAGAGAGCCATCGAGACGTTGGACAACTATGAGATCAGAC GAAAGTTCGTCGGCGTCTGTATGAGTTTGGATAACTGCCGCCTCTTCATCGGCTCCATCCCCAAGGACAAATGGAAGGACCAGATCATGGAGGAAATGAAGAAG GTGACGGACGGTGTCGTGGATGTTATCGTCTACCCCAGCTCCACAGATAAGACCATTAATCGAGGTTTTGCCTTTGTTGAGTTTGAATCTCACAAAGCTGCAGCCTTGGCCAGGCGGAAGCTCAAATCAG GTGCCTTCCAGCTGTGGGGTCATTCCATCCAGGTGAACTGGGCTGAACCGGAGAAGAACGTGGACGTCATGCAACGTGTCAGAGTcctttat GTACGAAACCTAATGCTGAACACCACAGAAGACACTCTTCATCAGGAGTTCTCACACTTCAAACCGGGGAGTGTTGAACGGGTCAGGAAGCTCACCAACTATGCCTTCATCTACTACCGCTCGTGTCATGATGCTGTCACTGCACTCAGCCACATGAATGGAGCTGTGATCGACGGGGCCATGGTCAGCGTGACACTGGCCAAAATGCCAGGCATCAAAGAAGGGGGTGCGGCTGGGAGGAAGCACAGAAACAAAGGATACCTGGGAAATAAt TTAGATTTTCCAGTGGCCTTTAACAGCAATGGAAGTGTCTCTCATCTTGATCCTGGGACCTCAAGTCTAAGAAGGTTTGG CTGCTGTAAGA ATCATCTAGACAGGTGTATGTTACCCCTATTCCCCGGGACCCCGCTGACCCCCACCCGCCTGCTGTCGGTCAAACAGGCTCAGATCTGCTCCGCCGTCAGCCTCCTGGACTTCTACTGCTGTCGGAACAACTGGGCCCAGCCCGAGTACCACCTGTTTTCCACACCGGGCCAGGACgggatgctgctgctgctctacAAG GTAGTGATCTCAGCCACTCAGACAACATACTTCCCTCATAAACTGTGTTTGCTGCTGGAAGATGCCAAAGAGCTGGCAGCGCAGACTGCTCTGTGGAACCTGGGTActgcacacacattcacatccGCTCAGATACAGATGGCTGATGTGTCTTCAGCAGTTAGCTTCATGTATAAACACATGTACCTGTTAGCTGAGTGTGCAGACGAGGTGAAACCAGGTTAA